A single genomic interval of Pelagerythrobacter marensis harbors:
- the sucC gene encoding ADP-forming succinate--CoA ligase subunit beta: MNIHEYQAKELLAKYGIGIPAGHAATTVEEAVEGAKKLPGPLYVVKAQIHAGGRGKGTFKELGPDAKGGVRLAKSVEDVEANARDMLGNTLVTVQTGEAGKQVNRLYVTDGVDIAREYYLSMLVDRATGRVAMIVSTEGGMDIEQVAHDTPEKITTITIDPAQGFMPHHGRAVAFALKLTGDLNKQAQKLAKQLYTAFMDLDCAMLEINPLVETEDGQLLVLDTKMSFDSNALYRHPDVEAMRDETEEDPAEVEASEYDLAYIKLDGNIGCMVNGAGLAMATMDIIKLNGAFPANFLDVGGGANREKVTAAFKIILKDPAVEGILVNIFGGIMKCDVIADGIVAAAKDVNLSVPLVVRLEGTNVEQGKDILNNSGLPIVSADDLGDAARKIVAEVKQAA, encoded by the coding sequence ATGAACATCCACGAATATCAGGCCAAGGAACTGCTCGCGAAATACGGTATCGGCATTCCCGCCGGCCATGCCGCGACGACCGTCGAGGAAGCCGTCGAAGGCGCGAAGAAGCTTCCCGGCCCGCTTTACGTGGTCAAGGCGCAGATCCACGCCGGCGGCCGGGGCAAGGGCACGTTCAAGGAACTCGGCCCCGATGCCAAGGGCGGCGTGCGCCTGGCGAAGTCGGTCGAGGACGTCGAGGCGAACGCGCGCGACATGCTGGGCAACACCCTGGTGACCGTGCAGACGGGCGAGGCCGGCAAGCAGGTCAACCGCCTCTACGTCACCGACGGGGTCGACATCGCCCGCGAATATTACCTCTCGATGCTGGTCGATCGTGCGACGGGCCGCGTGGCCATGATCGTGTCGACCGAAGGCGGCATGGATATCGAGCAGGTCGCGCACGACACGCCCGAGAAGATCACGACGATCACGATCGACCCGGCGCAGGGTTTCATGCCCCATCACGGCCGCGCGGTCGCCTTCGCGCTCAAGCTGACCGGCGATCTCAACAAGCAGGCGCAGAAGCTGGCGAAGCAGCTCTATACCGCGTTCATGGATCTCGACTGCGCGATGCTGGAGATCAACCCGCTGGTGGAGACCGAGGACGGCCAGTTGCTGGTGCTCGACACCAAGATGAGCTTCGATTCGAACGCGCTCTATCGCCACCCTGATGTCGAGGCGATGCGCGACGAGACGGAGGAAGATCCGGCCGAAGTCGAAGCGAGCGAATACGACCTCGCCTATATCAAGCTGGACGGGAACATCGGCTGCATGGTCAACGGCGCGGGCCTGGCCATGGCGACGATGGACATCATCAAGCTGAACGGCGCCTTCCCCGCCAACTTCCTCGACGTCGGCGGCGGCGCGAACCGCGAGAAAGTGACCGCGGCGTTCAAGATCATCCTCAAGGACCCGGCGGTCGAAGGTATCCTGGTCAACATCTTCGGCGGAATCATGAAGTGCGACGTGATCGCCGACGGCATCGTCGCCGCGGCCAAGGACGTGAACCTCTCGGTCCCGCTGGTCGTCCGCCTGGAAGGCACCAATGTCGAACAGGGCAAGGACATTCTCAACAACTCCGGCCTGCCGATCGTGAGCGCCGACGATCTGGGCGACGCGGCGCGCAAGATCGTGGCCGAGGTGAAGCAGGCGGCCTGA
- a CDS encoding 3'(2'),5'-bisphosphate nucleotidase CysQ has protein sequence MIDRARLEGIVREAGRIAFDAWPGAGHALESWEKTPGNPVCAADLAVDAFLRRELGRLLPSAGWLSEETADDPARLDRGLIWLVDPIDGTRDFIRGRAGWAVSVALISEHRPLIGMLSAPARDEEWIGISGQGSWRNGQSLRASRRTTFPGARVPADSLPKEDRDLATVAKPNSIALRAAMVAADEADLLATLRWGYEWDIAAAALIAREAGAAISDAFGHPLDYNKRDPRAFGLLVSAPAIHAAAVDRLATRAHALARPRR, from the coding sequence ATGATCGACCGTGCCCGCCTCGAAGGAATCGTCCGCGAAGCCGGGCGCATTGCGTTCGATGCCTGGCCGGGCGCCGGGCATGCGCTGGAAAGCTGGGAGAAGACCCCGGGCAATCCGGTCTGCGCCGCCGATCTCGCGGTCGATGCGTTCCTGCGCCGCGAACTGGGGCGCCTGCTCCCTTCGGCCGGCTGGCTGTCGGAAGAAACGGCCGACGATCCGGCCCGTCTCGATCGGGGGCTGATCTGGCTGGTCGATCCGATCGACGGCACGCGCGACTTCATCCGCGGCCGGGCGGGCTGGGCGGTGTCGGTTGCGCTGATCAGCGAGCATCGCCCGCTGATCGGGATGCTCTCGGCGCCGGCCCGGGACGAGGAATGGATCGGCATTTCGGGGCAGGGATCGTGGCGCAACGGGCAAAGCCTGCGCGCCTCGCGCCGCACGACGTTTCCCGGCGCGCGGGTGCCGGCCGATTCGCTGCCGAAGGAGGATCGCGACCTCGCCACCGTGGCGAAGCCCAATTCGATCGCCCTGCGCGCGGCGATGGTCGCTGCGGACGAGGCGGACCTGCTCGCCACCCTGCGCTGGGGATACGAGTGGGATATCGCCGCTGCCGCGCTGATTGCGCGCGAGGCGGGGGCCGCGATCAGCGACGCTTTCGGCCACCCTCTCGATTACAACAAGCGCGATCCGCGGGCTTTCGGGCTGCTGGTGAGCGCGCCTGCGATTCACGCGGCGGCGGTCGATCGCCTTGCGACAAGGGCCCACGCATTGGCGCGGCCCCGGCGGTAG
- a CDS encoding OmpA family protein, with the protein MKKSRMIVASLAAMSLVSVSACVTDPNTGERKISRTAIGGAGGAAAGALLGGLIGGKTGRIIGAVGGGAIGGVVGYKMDQQIKELRESTAGSGIDVSEVDNGEAILVNLPDGVTFDVGSATLKPAFRSTLDDVAANLVQYPNSLIDVYGHTDSTGSESFNQDLSERRAQTVANYLTSRGVNSARIRWQGFGETMPVADNSTDYGRQRNRRVEIKIIPLTQAEIEAAQNR; encoded by the coding sequence ATGAAAAAGTCGAGAATGATCGTCGCCAGCCTTGCCGCCATGTCGCTGGTGAGCGTTTCCGCCTGCGTGACCGATCCCAACACCGGAGAGCGCAAGATCTCGCGCACGGCCATCGGCGGCGCCGGCGGCGCGGCGGCGGGCGCGCTGCTCGGCGGCCTGATCGGCGGCAAGACAGGGCGCATCATCGGCGCCGTGGGTGGCGGCGCGATCGGCGGCGTCGTGGGTTACAAGATGGACCAGCAGATCAAGGAACTGCGCGAATCGACCGCCGGATCGGGCATCGACGTGAGCGAAGTCGACAACGGCGAGGCGATTCTCGTCAACCTGCCCGACGGCGTGACGTTCGACGTCGGCAGCGCGACGCTCAAGCCGGCATTCCGCTCCACGCTCGACGATGTTGCCGCCAACCTGGTGCAATATCCCAACAGCCTGATCGACGTTTACGGGCACACCGATTCGACCGGCTCGGAATCGTTCAATCAGGATCTTTCCGAGCGCCGGGCGCAAACGGTCGCCAATTACCTGACCAGCCGCGGCGTGAACTCGGCCCGCATCCGCTGGCAGGGTTTCGGCGAGACGATGCCGGTCGCCGACAATTCGACCGATTACGGCCGGCAGCGCAATCGCCGCGTCGAAATCAAGATCATTCCGCTGACCCAGGCGGAAATCGAGGCAGCGCAGAACCGCTGA
- a CDS encoding hemolysin family protein, whose amino-acid sequence MTPFPWPDLLIIAGLILLNGVFAMSELAIVSARTARLKSAADKGSSAATTAIALAAEPGKFLSTVQIGITLIGIVAGAYSGASLGGPVGERLEALGLPAKYADEAGFAAVIALTTYASLVVGELVPKQVALRAAVPISLVMARPMALLARIAAPLVWLLDTSSGLLIRLLGVRPGGQSSVTAEELHMIFAEATRSGVIEVDQHQILTGVVRLAERPVREVMTPRTELDWVDADADEAEIRAAIEASPHSLLPVAEGSPDRIVGVVKVREVLARMVAGESVSPRAIMRQAEVVPDQLDAMDALRVLQQSEVAMAMVHDEYGHLDGIVTPSDLLTAIAGQFASDQDQGEQPGIVERSDGSLLVSGALPADDLADRLGIEYGEDREFATVAGYVLSVLKNLPQEGESFTDQGWRFEVVDMDGRKIDKLLVVAE is encoded by the coding sequence GTGACACCCTTTCCCTGGCCAGACCTGCTCATCATCGCCGGGCTGATCCTGCTCAACGGCGTCTTCGCGATGTCCGAACTGGCGATCGTTTCCGCCCGCACCGCACGCCTCAAATCGGCCGCCGACAAGGGCAGCAGCGCGGCGACGACAGCAATCGCGCTGGCCGCCGAACCGGGCAAGTTTCTTTCGACCGTGCAGATCGGCATCACGCTGATCGGGATTGTCGCCGGCGCCTATTCGGGCGCGAGCCTCGGCGGGCCTGTCGGCGAGCGGCTGGAGGCGCTGGGGCTGCCGGCGAAATATGCGGACGAGGCCGGCTTCGCAGCGGTCATCGCGCTCACGACGTATGCCAGCCTGGTGGTCGGCGAACTGGTTCCCAAGCAGGTCGCCCTGCGCGCGGCAGTGCCGATCTCGCTGGTGATGGCGCGCCCGATGGCGCTGCTGGCGCGGATCGCCGCGCCGCTCGTATGGCTGCTCGACACTTCCTCGGGCCTGCTTATCCGCCTGCTCGGCGTGCGGCCCGGCGGACAGTCGAGCGTCACGGCGGAAGAGCTGCACATGATTTTCGCGGAAGCGACCCGCTCGGGCGTGATCGAGGTCGATCAGCACCAGATCCTGACCGGCGTGGTGCGGCTGGCCGAACGGCCGGTGCGCGAAGTGATGACGCCGCGGACCGAACTCGACTGGGTCGATGCCGATGCCGACGAAGCCGAAATCCGTGCGGCGATCGAGGCGAGCCCGCACTCGCTGCTGCCCGTAGCGGAAGGCTCGCCCGACCGGATCGTGGGCGTGGTCAAGGTGCGCGAGGTCCTGGCGCGAATGGTGGCGGGGGAATCCGTGTCGCCGCGCGCGATCATGCGCCAGGCCGAGGTCGTTCCCGACCAGCTCGACGCGATGGACGCGCTGCGCGTGCTGCAACAGTCCGAAGTCGCGATGGCGATGGTGCACGACGAATACGGCCACCTCGACGGGATCGTGACACCCTCGGACCTTCTGACGGCCATCGCGGGCCAGTTCGCGAGCGACCAGGACCAGGGCGAGCAGCCCGGGATCGTGGAGCGCAGCGACGGCTCGCTGCTGGTTTCGGGCGCGCTACCCGCGGACGACCTGGCCGACCGGCTGGGGATCGAATATGGCGAGGACCGCGAGTTCGCGACCGTTGCCGGCTATGTCCTGTCGGTGCTCAAGAACCTGCCGCAGGAAGGCGAGAGCTTCACCGATCAGGGCTGGCGTTTCGAAGTCGTCGATATGGACGGGCGCAAGATCGACAAGCTGCTGGTCGTCGCCGAGTAA
- a CDS encoding DUF3035 domain-containing protein, with translation MTQFPGRKATTLALLAGAGAMLAACGSNGGILARERPDEFAVQRQAPLVVPPDFNLVPPAPGAPRPAEGTAGEQALEALFGGPSPRSAVETSVLDRAGAAEPGIRSTVGDPETNTVGKGSVTRDIVAAPEGDGQYAQAVIPG, from the coding sequence ATGACCCAATTTCCCGGGCGCAAAGCGACCACCCTCGCCCTCCTTGCCGGCGCCGGCGCCATGCTCGCCGCATGCGGCAGCAACGGCGGCATCCTCGCGCGCGAGCGGCCCGACGAATTCGCGGTGCAGCGGCAGGCGCCGCTGGTCGTGCCGCCCGATTTCAACCTCGTGCCCCCCGCGCCGGGCGCGCCGCGCCCCGCCGAAGGCACCGCGGGCGAGCAGGCGCTGGAGGCGCTGTTCGGCGGCCCGTCGCCGCGCAGCGCAGTGGAAACCAGCGTGCTCGACCGCGCCGGTGCGGCCGAACCCGGCATCCGCTCCACCGTCGGCGACCCGGAGACGAACACCGTCGGCAAAGGCAGCGTGACCCGCGACATCGTCGCCGCGCCGGAGGGCGACGGACAGTATGCGCAGGCCGTGATCCCGGGCTGA